The genomic segment ATTCCTATTGaacaaaatgatgataaggaACATTTTACTTCTGGAATATCAAACGCATCCAAGCTTTCCAAACATCCACATATGCAAAACAATTCTATGGAATTCCcacatcattataataaccCTTATGTAATGAATCctaatttaaatatgaacGATGACAAATCTGTATGTGGTAGTTCTAAAGCTTCCatacaaaatatttcttctgagcaaaaaaatgtagaaaaAATGGTTATCGCTGggaatttataattataatggaatgttgaaaaaaatatatgtacgtatatatgtatgtacctgtgaattttttttttttttttttttttttttttatatatattacaaatatgccaaaaaataaaaaaacaaaataaaacaaaataaaatggaatatatatatatatatatatatatatatatgaacctTCGTTTATaccttataattatttattttgaaagACAATAAGGGATGGATATAAAATTGAAGCacatttcatatttatagataaattagacttcatatagaaatatataacgttaattttttattatttatacaatatatatatatatatatatatatatttttttttttttttttttttaatgctacttttatatatataattttctttattatctttatattcgtgaaattttttttattttctcctCTTCCAGTGTTTAACAAAAGTTTTGACTTTTATTAAAcgtttacaaaaaaaaaaaaaaaaaaaaaaaaaaaagaaggaaatatatatatatatatatatatttttatattgtatataccTTAACTATATGATAGGATATGAGAATAATGTTCCTTCGTCCTGAATTATAAGTTCCCTATTGAAGGactatataaaatgtatactgtaacaatttattttttttgatatatagaTGCTTCTAGTTATTATGAAGCTGAGGTTTTATAAAACAaactttataaatatatatttattgtttatatttccataaagttttttttttttttttttttttttttttttatagttgaaaaaaaaaatattttaaaattataatttattatgtatatatattgcaCTTGTTAGAGttagaaaacaaaaaaaatatataaaataaatatacatacatatgtacatatatatatatatatatatatatataaccatGTGTTATCTTCATtccttataatattttttcgcATGAGCTGCATATGCCTCTGGTGAGACAGCCTCGACCACTATGGGCATAAATCCATGCAAAGTACCACACATTTCAGAACACTGACCATAATATACCCCTTCTCTTAATATAAAAGTTGTAATTTTATGTAAGCGCCCCGGAATAGCATCAGCTTTTATTCCTAAACTAGGAATAGACCATGAATGTATAACATCAGTAGCTGTTACTAGAAAAGATATATGTGTTCTTGTAGGCAATGTTAATCTTTTATCAACTTCTAATTGTCTTAACATACCAGGTTGTAAATCTTCATCTGTTACCATATTTGATTGAAAAACGTAATACTTTGGTATTTTATCTGGATCCTCTAAATATTTCTCAGGTATTGGATAATCTTCTGCTCTTACATTTTCTGCTTGTAAACTTTCTTGGTCATTTACATttcttaataaaaatttattttctgtAAAAACgatctttttattaaatccTAACCAACTTTTAATCTTATCCatttttcctttcttttttaaacatgcatatgtaatataaatgtgtgagtattataaataaaaatatatatggtacatcctatgtattattataaaatatattaacacgaaatggatataaataaaatatatataattttgtcaaaaaaaaaaaaaaaaaaaaaaaaaaaaaaaaaaaaaacatatatatatatatatatatatatatattatctttatatagtCAATACCATCCGCacgtatttatattttattcaaagtagattcatttttataaaaaaataaaattaaaatataaataaatatatatgcgcactgatataattattatcgttcgtttatttatattatattatatatatatatatatatatatatatatattttttttttttattttttttttttcaaagtgaaaattgtaaaatttaaataaatttactactttttttttattcattcaaatatttttttataaatgtgtaaaatgttatatatttttttaaagaatacacttcataatattatatataaaaaaatttatttgttaatatatatttttaaatgaaaaaaaaaaaagaatacaaACACGTTTATATAAGTAGgaacacataaaaatataaatatgaaccaaaaaaaaaaataaaaagaaaaataaaatatatatacacatataatatatatatatatatatatatatatatataaataaataaaggaatatacaaaaatatatttttatattttgttaatattaaattgaattattataatacatataatgaaaaatgatttttcctttatttctatttatttcaagtactaaaaatatatataactatatattttatatttatatataaataaaatttttttatagacaaaatatataattatggtcctaaaagaatatttctttattttccttttttttttttaaggtttaaattttttcctgtaatttaaaaatgttcTTTCTGTAACACTTGGTAAAGGTAAGTCTACATAAAAAGGTTCTCTTCCTTTTTTTGGTCCTTTCAACATAGggttattaaattttttatatttttgtattaattcagggttaataataatctcatcatcatcttcttcattcTCTTCATCATACCactaaaagataaaatataacatgagtatatgtatacatatatgtataaatataaatatatatatatatatatatatatatatatatatatatacatatatatattatgttattttttcttacagATTTCTCGGGGACATGACCAGTGTCAGCAAAGTCAGGAAGAAGGTGATCATTTTCATCAAGCAAATGAAACCTTTTTgctatattaaaatattttcgaAAATTTCTTcgattttttttcatttcctcatatataaatttaattttattataacctACAGGTTTGGCTGGTCTTAGTTCTCCTGGTCTATCTATAAATTCGATATAAGCCAAAGGTGCTGAATCTCTTAAACGTAATTTCCATTGATTAATAATcctagtaaaaaaaaaaggtctATGTCTATATAATGGCACATAAAATTCGTATAATCTTCTTCTCCCTTGTGCTGTTCTTAACATACTTTCtacttttaaattattttctacATTATCTTTTTTAGCCAAATAAATTAACTCCTCAGCATATCCTTGTAACTCTTTTGCCTTTGTTAAAGTTGTTTCTATCCttccatattttaataattcattCAACTGGTTTTTTATACTATCCCATTTATGATGTGGCTGTTTATGAGCTCTTCTAAATAATCTCCTCCTCACCCCTAAGTTCACGAATTTAAGGGTAGAAGTATATCCCATATTTTATACACTTGCTAAAACATTaacacatatgtatatacatatgtatatacatatgtatatacatatatatatatatatatatatatatatatatatatatacttacaCGTAttcatacatttatattttatatcgcTGCCCCTTTATAAGCAcacttcttttttttttttatctataaaatatttatgtttctTCTTTAAAAGTAACTTCTCTATTACAAGCATAAGGATGAGAATTCATTCTATATGACTAtacttaatataataaatgatataatatacgatttactttttttttttttatttccttatatataatttattatagtatataaaatatttttcatttttgtgtgaattaaaaaatatatatatatatattatatatattactcaatacaaaaaaattaattcattatacatatatttatttttatacacaaaaaaaatgtaaagtaTTTTGTACCCTTACACATATGTACCCTTTCGCTGAATTTTACCTTCCTTTATAatcttaatattaaaaaatttcatatcaaaaaaaaaaaaaaaaaaaaaaaaaaaaaaaatatatatatgaacataaatatatatatatatatatatatatacatactgttgaattttttttttttttcacattttataatttaaaagtcATATGACATTTAAGTATATggcaaaaatatatagaatgcTACAAAATGAACTATTCTTatgattaaaattaaaacaggaataaaagaataaatatattaaaaaaaaaattaaggtgtaaataaattattaaataaataaatatatatatatatatatatatatatatatatatataagaaccTGTTctcaaaaatataagaaagttaaataaaaaatgtgataaaaataagaacaatttttatatgacataataataaaaatatatatatatatatatatatatatattatggaaTCATTCCTTTCAATGTTTTAAAATGATGTTCGTtacactttttatttttctctttctctctcttactatatatatgtatattacttatgaaaatgataatatgggCATATGGTTAATTTTGCCTTATTATACACAAGacaataaaatttaattattattataaaattaatattgataatatatatatatatataattatatatgtaaattatttatttatttgttatttttttcataaaaattatatattcacgcatattttatttcctgTTTTactcattttttctttttcaaaaaaaaattacagcAATAGATTATGTAAAACAActtactttttatatatttattttttttgcattTAATAGgaaaggaaagaaaaaaaaaaaaaaaaaaaaaacaaggtCGAAATATATAAGTTTGTTAATGATATGAACATCATACAcattttgttataaaaaaaaaatattataatgcacaaaaaatattttataacatgtccaaatattataagataaatataaatatcatttataataattatttgaatttCATATTTCCATTCtatctatatttattttaaatgtttTACTTTAAACAATTTTAgaaatttcattttatacaatttcaaatatgtaatatatgtaaatatatatatatatatacacatatttatttatttatctttaatttctatatgaatttaaaacaatattttttttttcacacgaaaagaaatatatgctTAAATAAGTCAATAgtatttttcatttctattttatatttttaatatatagacTGAAAAGACTAATcagaaagataaaaaaaaaaaaaaaaaaaagtaaaagaaaaatcaataaaataaaataatgaacGAAAATTTTTGCTTTTTCTTTCACcgcattttttatatagccTTAATTatgtaattaaataatatatatatatatatattaaaaaaaaatactatatttttacatatacaaTTTGATGTAGAAGGAAATAGTAATATACAAAagtgtatataattaaatatatatatgagtgtatacattcatatatatatatatatatatatatgtatacacatatgtaatatccattatttatatattatccattgagtgaatttatattttcttggatattatatgaaataataaaaacaactgtaatattaaaatgatcataaaaaaaaaaaaaaaaattgaacaGGCAAATAAACTAGACAGTAATAAGGATACACaataatgaataaaaacaataaaatatacaggctcataacatacatatatacatatgtacatatatatatatatatattataattatttattagaaATGAAAGATTAAGAAagaattaaatttaaatatactgaaaaaagaaatacacACATTCTggatcatataataatatcctCACACTTTTGTGTATAAACTGTTGTGTAATATATAGATagttcaatatatataaatatatatacatatatatatgtatatatattttttttttttttttcaaaaatataatttagcTAGCTCatttatgtattaatttttttttttttttttttttatttaacttAAAGTTTAGCTAGTTGCTGcacatattacatatataaataaataaataaatatatatatatatatatatatatatatatatatataaatatatatttttttttttttttttttttttgctgttattattttatattttatattatatgttatatattatatactacattatattataatatattatattatattatttatttattttattttattttattttattttatttttgaatatGGATAAAGATAAGGATAAAAGCAAAAACACACCTCTGTTATACCAAGACACAATGAACGATTTAGGTGATGGTTTACAAAACATGGACACTCTTCGTTTAAATAGAAATGGGAATACCGGAAATGGGAACAAGAATAAGACGAACGGGAGCAAAGGCGTTAAAGGTGAATATGAGAAGAAGAAAGAAACAAATGGTCATGATGATTATGTGAAAGAGTCCTTAAATAGAATGTTAGAATCTCATATAGATCAATATTTTAAGGGTTTGgattattataagaataatcCTAAATGTAAAATCGATCCAAAGATTCATTTACATGGTTCTGAAGAGATAGAAAATTACATAGTGAAAGAGAAGATATTTGTAACTACctattttcaatatattgATGTTTATGAAAATGCTATAAATGTGGATGAAGACTTGGAAAAGGAAGAAATAGTTTATGTAGAAGTACCAAAATATGTAACTAAATATAAACCCAAAATTGTTACAAATATAATTGAAAAAACCATAGAAATACCAAGTGGGGAAGAAATTAAACAACCTAAATATAATACTGTGAATGTACCTTATGTTATACCAAATATTgtagaaaatgaaatattagttgttttaaaaaaaatcatacaACCAGAAATAGAAATAACAAATGAAGAATTAGAAATAGAagttgaaaaatatatacctcGTTTAGTACCAGTCAATGTGTATGTACCTCGTTATTTTGGTATTTCTGCTAAGGCAAAAGGGGAACCAGAAGAATCAGTTAGATATGTAGATTTAACACAAGACCAAATCGATGAATTAATGAAAGAACTAAATCCTCATCTTAACGAATTAAAAGTATTTAATGAAACACAACTCAAAAGAATGGATGAATATATGCGTGAATCACAAATGCAAGCAAGAGCACATAATTTCGAACCACCTCAACCACAACTTATTACTTATGATGAAAGTGGCCACTGTCAAAGTTATGATTATTCAGAATTTCATAGATTCAAGGAAACATGTATAAAGGAATTAACACACTAATAAGggatatacaaataaatattgacaaacaaaaaaaaaaaaataaaaaaaaaaaaaaataaaataaaataaaaaaaaccatatacatatattttttatatttatgataatcaaataatacatttatattatattcatatatatataaatatatatatatatatatatatatatataccaagacatataagaaaatattatataacattaaattatatttatatataatatatatacatttttttcttatataattttttcgcCTTTTACATtcacaattattatatatgatccttgaataataataataataaaaaattcatatccaagcataattttttacagtcaatttattacaaaatatcTAATAGTATATGCACATATTATAAGTGCTCCATCAcatatttctatttatttatttcatttttttttttttttttatttaacaatATTTATGATTTTGATTTAACTAATATcgtacatacatatatgataatttatatgaactCCTACAAATATGTAGTACATTCAAAATAAATACCTTTCCTCTTATTTCaacatgataaaaataaaatataaatatatacatatatataaatatatattttttttttggtggaTTAAATAAAGTTCTTTCACTCAaacttatattttaaaaaaaagaataattataaatgttGTTCTTATAAGTATATACAGATGAACAAGATTTAAAATAAACtatacatttaatattaatgtatataaaaagttaattcttaaaatttaattataagaaAACAAAAGTGGACACatttttttgtctttttttttttttttttttaatataaattttttttgttatgtatatataatatttatgaatatatgggTAAATCATATAGATGCttcaaaaaatgtatatttttaattatgaaaaaaaaataaatttataaacgGAGTAGAATATGTATCATATAAAGGTGTttcaattataaatataaatatatataaatatatatataatataatataatataatataaaaatatattaaaagtatGTTAAAATTATGTTCAATAACTTATCAATTTTATGAAAACAAaacttaaattttttttttgtaaacataaatgaaaaaatgtatacatgaatttgtgaaataatataaaaaattaaaattatgactaaatatgatattaaaATAGATATTTACCACAAcattaacaaataaaaaataataaaacaaaacaaagcaaagtataaaaaatcaatttaattatataacaaaaaaaaaaaaaaataaataataaaaaaaaggaaaaaaaggaaaaatattagtaaagaatataaaaatatgtaaacgTTAGAATATGAccaaatgaaatataaatataaatatatataatatatatatatatatatatatatatatatatataagatatacaaataaaacatattttaaaatcgaaaaaataaattatttttttatatatagtaaattaaatatatatatatatatatatgtgtattaatttattagcAGGTACTGAAAAATTCaaaatcataattatttatttgtaccAAATTGGGCATATTAAATATGCccgtatttatttttttcatatttttgtaatataaggGAATGTCCTTTCCACTCTGTTGAATAGGATTGGTTTTATCAAAAGAacatttgtttattttccatatatcatctgaaaaaatataattttgttctccttttaaaaaagatacattatctaatatatcattttgtttttcctttttgcTCATATATTTCCAATATGaataagtaataaaaaaagaattttttttt from the Plasmodium falciparum 3D7 genome assembly, chromosome: 14 genome contains:
- a CDS encoding PhIL1 interacting protein PIP2, yielding MDKDKDKSKNTPLLYQDTMNDLGDGLQNMDTLRLNRNGNTGNGNKNKTNGSKGVKGEYEKKKETNGHDDYVKESLNRMLESHIDQYFKGLDYYKNNPKCKIDPKIHLHGSEEIENYIVKEKIFVTTYFQYIDVYENAINVDEDLEKEEIVYVEVPKYVTKYKPKIVTNIIEKTIEIPSGEEIKQPKYNTVNVPYVIPNIVENEILVVLKKIIQPEIEITNEELEIEVEKYIPRLVPVNVYVPRYFGISAKAKGEPEESVRYVDLTQDQIDELMKELNPHLNELKVFNETQLKRMDEYMRESQMQARAHNFEPPQPQLITYDESGHCQSYDYSEFHRFKETCIKELTH
- a CDS encoding cytochrome c oxidase subunit 2, putative, yielding MDKIKSWLGFNKKIVFTENKFLLRNVNDQESLQAENVRAEDYPIPEKYLEDPDKIPKYYVFQSNMVTDEDLQPGMLRQLEVDKRLTLPTRTHISFLVTATDVIHSWSIPSLGIKADAIPGRLHKITTFILREGVYYGQCSEMCGTLHGFMPIVVEAVSPEAYAAHAKKYYKE
- a CDS encoding mitochondrial ribosomal protein L17-2 precursor, putative; protein product: MGYTSTLKFVNLGVRRRLFRRAHKQPHHKWDSIKNQLNELLKYGRIETTLTKAKELQGYAEELIYLAKKDNVENNLKVESMLRTAQGRRRLYEFYVPLYRHRPFFFTRIINQWKLRLRDSAPLAYIEFIDRPGELRPAKPVGYNKIKFIYEEMKKNRRNFRKYFNIAKRFHLLDENDHLLPDFADTGHVPEKSWYDEENEEDDDEIIINPELIQKYKKFNNPMLKGPKKGREPFYVDLPLPSVTERTFLNYRKKFKP